The following is a genomic window from Verrucomicrobiota bacterium.
CCCGCCCCGGCCGAAGCGTTCGTGTTTCTGGATGAACACCCGGACGGAATTGACGACGGTTACTTTCTCGTCTTCGTCAACCGCAAGGAACTCTGGGCCAACCTGCCGGCCAACTATCACAACGGCGCGTGCGGTTTCTCGTTTGCAGACGGGCACGCCGAAATCAGAAAATGGAAGGACCCGGACACGTTATCCAAAAAGATCGTCGCCAGCCCGAAAGGGCCGCGCGACGTGCCGTGGGTGCAGCTCCGCACGTCCTCGCCGATCAAGGATGGTGTTCCGTATCCGCCTTGATGCGTGCCCGAACTGCTTTGGAGACTTCCCATGAACTGCTGGTAGGGCGAGCCCCGGCGAGCCGCTCGATGTGACTGGAACACGTCCGACTCGGCTCGCTGAGGACAAGCTCGCCCTACCGTCTGGTTCGTGGGAAGCTTCCTTGGCCTCGTGGCCATGCAACATGGCCCTTGAACCGAAAACCGTGCGGACCGCAGCCTTCAGGCTGCTTCCGCGCACTCTCCGGAGTCCAGCGTTGAAGCGGCCTAAAGGCCACGGTCCACAAGAACGGTTATGCAATCCTGCGCCACAGGCCACCGCCAACTTGTGGATGCACTGCTGCAATGCCACGGCTGATTCAAGAATCTCGCGAAAGGAGCGCGGGCAGCCTGCCCGCGCTCCTTCTTGAATCAGCCGTGCAGCAATGCCGGGGGGGCGAATTCACGCTTTCCAGTGGCACCCGTTGTGCTTTAATTCGCGGACAAAAGCTTGAAGCCGAGCATTGCACCTTATCGAAACGATCCCGTTCGCTGCGCCGGACCGGATTTGCGGCCGGATGCGGTGGCCGAGCGCCCCTTCCCACGGGTCGCCGCAGAGCCGAGAAGCACGAGCAAGAATTGCGCGTCGATGGGGACGAACTCCGGCGTGGCGCGAGGCCGGCTCTGGTGATGCGGCATATGTCGGAAGACCGGCTTCAACTCCAACGCTTCGAGCTGAAATACATCGTCAATGAAGAAGTGGCATTGGCCGTGCGCGAATTCGTCCGGCTCTACCTGGAGATCGACGAGTACGGCGCCACGCAGCCCAACCTGTCCTATCCGATCCACAGCCTCTACCTGGATTCGGACGAGTTGACGACTTATTGGGAGACGATCAATGGCAACAAGAACCGGTTCAAATTGCGGCTGCGGTTTTACGAGAACCAACCCGCGGCTCCGGTCTATTTCGAGATCAAACGCCGCGAGAACGACGCCATTCTCAAACAACGCGGCGCCGTGCGCCGTGGCGCCGTGGACTGGCTGATCGCCGGCCACCTGCCCGCGCCGGAACACCTGATTTCCAATGAGCCCAAGCAACTGGTCGCGCTCCAGCGTTTCAGCCAGCTCATGAATCACATTCACGCCCGGCCCAAGGCCCACGTGTCCTA
Proteins encoded in this region:
- a CDS encoding polyphosphate polymerase domain-containing protein, with translation MPRLIQESRERSAGSLPALLLESAVQQCRGGEFTLSSGTRCALIRGQKLEAEHCTLSKRSRSLRRTGFAAGCGGRAPLPTGRRRAEKHEQELRVDGDELRRGARPALVMRHMSEDRLQLQRFELKYIVNEEVALAVREFVRLYLEIDEYGATQPNLSYPIHSLYLDSDELTTYWETINGNKNRFKLRLRFYENQPAAPVYFEIKRRENDAILKQRGAVRRGAVDWLIAGHLPAPEHLISNEPKQLVALQRFSQLMNHIHARPKAHVSYLREAWISPRNNAVRVTMDRAVKCDPDPTLSLSGEMKNPVLVFGRNVVLELKFSGRFPDWFRELARVYGLVQCSAAKYADGVALLGESRLAAPVSFSPAPESVANREARKSSFKKLSAPGLIKTAA